In the genome of Candidatus Microbacterium phytovorans, one region contains:
- the katG gene encoding catalase/peroxidase HPI, with translation MSVNDDSVSPIGENPTDIDQAVTVTDTDTARAEEAATCPVVHSQPHPTSGSANNVWWPNQLNLGLLKKNPAVGNPLGEDFDYRAAFEALDLAAVKADIAEVLTTSQDWWPADFGNYGPLMIRMAWHSAGTYRVMDGRGGGGAGQQRFAPLNSWPDNVNLDKARRLLWTVKKKYGQNLSWADLMILAGNVALESMGFRTFGFAGGRPDVWEPDDDVYWGPETTWLGDQRYTGERDLEKPLAAVQMGLIYVNPEGPNGQPDPLASARDIRETFARMAMNDEETVALIAGGHTFGKTHGAAPDSNLEDNPEAAGLEQQGLGWKNNHASGKGDDTITSGLEVTWTYHPTRWDNEFFHILYAYEWELFQSPAGANQWRPVNGGGADMVPAAHSNGRREPRMLTSDLALRVDPAYDAISRRFKDDPEAFADAFARAWFKLTHRDMGPIERYLGPEVPAEELIWQDRVPAVDHELIDDADAAALKEQILASGLTVSELVSTAWAAASTFRGSDKRGGVNGARIRLAPQKDWEVNNPAQLHRVLGVLGGIKADFDAAQGAKKVSLADLIVLAGNAAVEKAAKDAGVDATVEFHPGRTDATAEQTDVESFAYLEPAADGFRNYQGPLAMASGLPAEHLLIDKANLLTLSAPETTVLVGGLRVLGANWDGSEYGVFTDRPGVLTNDFFVNLLDLGTTWKLLDPGSHAFAGTKDGSGEKVGIGTRVDLLFGSNSELRALAEVYASDDATEKFVRDFVAAWGRVTELDRFDLHA, from the coding sequence ATGAGCGTTAACGACGACAGCGTCTCGCCGATCGGCGAGAACCCCACCGACATCGATCAGGCCGTCACCGTCACCGACACCGACACCGCCCGCGCCGAAGAGGCGGCCACGTGCCCGGTGGTCCACAGCCAGCCGCACCCCACGAGCGGGTCCGCCAACAACGTGTGGTGGCCGAACCAGCTCAACCTGGGGCTCCTGAAGAAGAACCCGGCCGTCGGAAACCCGCTCGGTGAGGACTTCGACTACCGGGCCGCCTTCGAGGCGCTCGACCTCGCCGCCGTCAAGGCGGATATCGCCGAGGTGCTGACCACCTCGCAGGACTGGTGGCCGGCGGACTTCGGCAACTACGGGCCCCTCATGATCCGCATGGCCTGGCACTCCGCCGGCACGTACCGCGTCATGGACGGCCGCGGCGGCGGCGGTGCGGGACAGCAGCGGTTCGCGCCGCTCAACAGCTGGCCCGACAACGTCAACCTCGACAAGGCGCGTCGCCTGCTGTGGACCGTCAAGAAGAAGTACGGGCAGAACCTGTCGTGGGCCGACCTCATGATCCTCGCCGGCAACGTCGCCCTCGAGTCGATGGGGTTCCGCACCTTCGGCTTCGCCGGTGGCCGCCCCGATGTGTGGGAGCCCGACGACGACGTGTACTGGGGCCCCGAGACCACGTGGCTCGGCGACCAGCGCTACACGGGTGAGCGCGACCTGGAGAAGCCGCTCGCGGCCGTCCAGATGGGGCTCATCTACGTCAACCCGGAGGGCCCCAACGGTCAGCCCGATCCGCTCGCCTCCGCGCGCGACATCCGCGAGACGTTCGCACGCATGGCGATGAATGACGAGGAGACGGTCGCCCTCATCGCCGGCGGACACACGTTCGGCAAGACGCACGGCGCCGCGCCCGACTCGAACCTCGAGGACAACCCGGAGGCCGCCGGCCTCGAGCAGCAGGGGCTCGGCTGGAAGAACAACCATGCGTCCGGCAAGGGCGACGACACGATCACGTCGGGGCTGGAGGTCACCTGGACCTACCACCCGACCCGGTGGGACAACGAGTTCTTCCACATCCTCTACGCCTACGAGTGGGAGCTCTTCCAAAGCCCGGCCGGAGCCAACCAGTGGCGGCCCGTGAACGGCGGCGGGGCGGACATGGTGCCGGCCGCGCACTCGAACGGCCGCCGCGAGCCCCGCATGCTCACGAGCGACCTCGCGCTGCGCGTCGACCCGGCCTACGACGCGATCTCGCGCCGCTTCAAGGACGACCCCGAGGCCTTCGCCGACGCCTTCGCCCGCGCCTGGTTCAAGCTCACGCACCGCGACATGGGCCCCATCGAGCGCTACCTCGGACCCGAGGTGCCGGCGGAAGAGCTCATCTGGCAGGACCGCGTTCCCGCCGTCGATCACGAACTGATCGACGACGCCGACGCCGCCGCTCTCAAGGAGCAGATCCTCGCGTCGGGCCTGACGGTCTCCGAACTCGTGTCCACGGCGTGGGCGGCGGCATCCACCTTCCGCGGCAGCGACAAGCGCGGCGGTGTCAACGGCGCACGCATCCGCCTGGCTCCCCAGAAGGACTGGGAGGTCAACAACCCGGCGCAGCTCCACCGCGTGCTCGGCGTCCTCGGCGGGATCAAGGCCGACTTCGACGCGGCGCAAGGAGCCAAGAAGGTGTCCCTGGCCGACCTCATCGTGCTGGCGGGCAACGCGGCCGTCGAGAAGGCAGCGAAGGATGCCGGTGTCGACGCGACGGTGGAGTTCCACCCCGGCCGCACCGATGCGACGGCGGAGCAGACCGACGTGGAGTCGTTCGCGTACCTCGAGCCCGCCGCCGACGGTTTCCGCAACTACCAGGGACCGCTCGCCATGGCATCCGGTCTGCCCGCGGAGCACCTGCTGATCGACAAGGCCAACCTCCTCACGCTGAGCGCGCCGGAGACGACCGTGCTCGTCGGCGGGCTCCGCGTGCTGGGCGCCAACTGGGACGGCTCGGAGTACGGCGTGTTCACCGATCGCCCCGGGGTGCTGACGAACGACTTCTTCGTGAACCTCCTCGACCTCGGCACCACGTGGAAGCTGCTCGACCCCGGCTCGCACGCGTTCGCCGGAACGAAGGACGGCTCGGGCGAGAAGGTCGGCATCGGCACGCGCGTCGACCTGCTGTTCGGGTCGAACTCCGAGCTGCGCGCGCTCGCCGAGGTGTACGCCTCCGACGACGCGACCGAGAAGTTCGTGCGCGACTTCGTGGCCGCGTGGGGCCGCGTGACCGAACTCGACCGGTTCGACCTGCACGCCTGA
- the aqpZ gene encoding aquaporin Z, translated as MSPDPIPDNPVTPTPLDHTPAPSGPTTGIKLLAEAAGTFLLVFGSIGAALFAADFGVGGNGTPLGIGFVGVAFAFGLTVIAGAYAWGPISGGHFNPAVTLGLAAAGRFPWRDSIGYIVAQVVGGAIGTSLIVLIGLFGPDGWLSDAQSGGFASNGFGEHSPGGFGLGAAITAEILFTGIFVLVILGVTHATRGTKLAGLVIGLTLTLIHLASIPIDNTSVNPARSIATAIYGGGDALLQLWVFLVFPIVGALIAGFAHRALFDGKAAG; from the coding sequence ATGAGCCCCGATCCGATCCCGGACAATCCCGTCACTCCCACGCCTCTCGATCACACGCCGGCGCCGTCCGGCCCCACGACCGGCATCAAGCTGCTGGCCGAGGCCGCCGGCACCTTCCTCCTCGTCTTCGGCTCCATCGGGGCCGCGCTCTTCGCCGCAGACTTCGGCGTCGGAGGCAACGGCACGCCGCTCGGCATCGGCTTCGTCGGCGTCGCCTTCGCGTTCGGTCTGACAGTGATCGCGGGCGCGTACGCGTGGGGACCCATCTCGGGCGGACACTTCAACCCCGCCGTCACGCTGGGGCTGGCTGCGGCCGGCCGCTTCCCGTGGCGCGACAGCATCGGCTACATCGTCGCCCAGGTGGTCGGCGGCGCGATCGGCACGAGCCTGATCGTGCTGATCGGCCTCTTCGGCCCCGACGGCTGGCTGTCCGACGCCCAGTCCGGCGGCTTCGCGAGCAACGGCTTCGGAGAGCACTCCCCCGGCGGGTTCGGTCTCGGCGCCGCCATCACGGCGGAGATCCTCTTCACGGGCATCTTCGTGCTGGTGATCCTCGGAGTCACGCACGCAACGCGCGGCACGAAACTCGCCGGCCTCGTGATCGGTCTGACGCTCACCCTCATCCACCTGGCATCCATCCCGATCGACAACACCTCGGTCAACCCGGCGCGGTCGATCGCCACCGCGATCTACGGCGGCGGCGACGCCCTGCTGCAGCTGTGGGTGTTCCTCGTGTTCCCCATCGTCGGCGCTCTGATCGCCGGCTTCGCGCATCGCGCGTTGTTCGACGGCAAGGCCGCCGGCTGA
- the mtrA gene encoding MtrAB system response regulator MtrA, whose amino-acid sequence MASRILVVDDDTALAEMIGIVLRTEGFEPVFCADGAAAVEVWRQERPELVLLDLMLPGMDGIEVCTRIRAESGVPIIMLTARTDTADVVRGLESGADDYIVKPFNPKELVARIRTRLRPASASPAEVLRIGDLSVDVAAHEVRRGDDVIALTPLEFELLVALASKPQQVFSREALLEQVWGYHYKADTRLVNVHVQRLRAKVEIDPDNPRIVMTVRGVGYRAGAAL is encoded by the coding sequence ATGGCTTCCCGCATCCTGGTCGTCGATGACGACACCGCACTGGCAGAGATGATCGGCATCGTCCTGCGCACCGAGGGGTTCGAGCCCGTGTTCTGTGCCGACGGTGCCGCGGCCGTCGAGGTGTGGCGGCAGGAGCGACCCGAGCTGGTGCTGCTGGATCTCATGCTCCCGGGCATGGACGGCATCGAGGTGTGCACGCGGATCCGTGCCGAGTCCGGTGTCCCGATCATCATGCTGACGGCGCGCACCGACACCGCCGACGTCGTACGCGGACTGGAGTCCGGCGCCGACGACTACATCGTCAAGCCGTTCAACCCGAAGGAGCTCGTCGCGCGTATCCGCACGCGCCTCCGTCCGGCCTCGGCCTCTCCCGCCGAAGTGCTCCGCATCGGCGATCTCTCCGTCGATGTCGCCGCGCATGAAGTGCGCCGTGGTGACGATGTCATCGCCCTGACGCCGCTCGAGTTCGAACTGCTCGTCGCCCTGGCGTCGAAGCCGCAGCAGGTCTTCTCCCGAGAGGCGCTCCTCGAACAGGTGTGGGGCTACCACTACAAGGCCGATACGCGCCTGGTCAATGTGCACGTGCAGCGGCTGCGCGCCAAGGTCGAGATCGACCCCGACAACCCGCGGATCGTCATGACCGTGCGCGGTGTCGGCTATCGCGCCGGGGCAGCGCTCTAG
- the mtrB gene encoding MtrAB system histidine kinase MtrB — translation MTSTTGPVRTASLPTWREWRDWPDTLTHAWRRSLRFRTLAVTLGLTALTILVALVWMALAIQNDLFESRVRQVEAAAQQATLAAQTALDSASIEGNAVALQSVMSEVQNTQFRQAATDRYALLRVDSAPSVVAPQDVEVGGLRATLLSEDLRSAVAADPDHQYWQSIGLPSDDGGTVPGVVVGQQLLLPEAGAYELYFAYDLGSEAATLRFVQVTLWGVGLVLVVLIGTISWFVLRSVTVPIGQAAETSAKLAAGDLKVRLPVRGEDEFATLGRSFNAMADSIESQIQELADLSLVQQRFVSDVSHELRTPLTTIRLASDMLNDQRTDFDPTTARAAELLHAQVQRFETLLTDLLEISRYDAGSVQLETEPTSLAHLAEDVIASMQQLADQHGTDVRLVAPGGYSPVDMDPRRVRRIVRNLLGNAIEHGEGRPIVVTVDSDQRSVAVGVRDFGLGMRPEEVERVFDRFWRADPSRKRTIGGTGLGLSIALGDARLHGGTLAVWSELGRGTNFVLTLPRGGARIGSSSPLPADPGDDGAPLEDLGLTQPIEIPSLGRGGAS, via the coding sequence GTGACGTCAACGACGGGACCGGTGCGTACGGCGTCGCTGCCGACGTGGCGCGAGTGGCGGGACTGGCCCGACACTCTCACCCACGCGTGGCGTCGCTCGCTGCGCTTCCGGACGCTCGCCGTGACGCTGGGCCTCACGGCGCTCACGATCCTCGTGGCACTCGTCTGGATGGCGCTGGCCATTCAGAACGACCTCTTCGAGTCGCGTGTGCGACAGGTGGAGGCGGCGGCCCAGCAAGCCACTCTGGCGGCCCAGACGGCGCTGGACTCCGCGTCGATCGAGGGCAACGCCGTCGCTCTCCAGAGCGTCATGAGCGAAGTGCAGAACACGCAGTTCCGCCAGGCGGCGACCGACCGCTACGCCCTCCTGAGAGTCGACTCCGCGCCGTCGGTCGTCGCGCCGCAGGACGTCGAGGTCGGTGGGCTCCGCGCCACGCTGCTCTCCGAGGATCTCCGGTCGGCCGTGGCCGCCGATCCCGACCACCAGTACTGGCAGTCGATCGGCCTTCCGTCCGATGACGGCGGAACCGTGCCGGGCGTCGTCGTCGGTCAGCAACTCCTCCTACCGGAGGCCGGTGCCTACGAGCTGTACTTCGCGTACGACCTGGGGTCCGAGGCGGCCACCCTCCGATTCGTGCAGGTCACCCTGTGGGGCGTCGGTCTGGTCCTCGTCGTCCTGATCGGCACCATCTCGTGGTTCGTCCTGCGCTCGGTCACGGTGCCGATCGGCCAGGCGGCCGAGACGAGCGCGAAGCTCGCCGCCGGAGACCTGAAGGTGCGGTTGCCCGTGCGAGGCGAGGACGAGTTCGCCACCCTCGGCCGCTCGTTCAACGCGATGGCCGACAGCATCGAGAGTCAGATCCAGGAGCTCGCGGATCTGTCCCTCGTGCAGCAGCGGTTCGTCTCCGATGTCTCGCACGAGCTGCGCACACCCTTGACGACGATCCGCCTGGCATCCGACATGCTGAACGATCAACGCACCGACTTCGATCCCACGACCGCGCGCGCGGCGGAGCTGTTGCACGCCCAGGTCCAGCGCTTCGAGACGCTCCTCACCGACCTGCTGGAGATCAGTCGCTATGACGCCGGGTCGGTGCAACTGGAGACCGAGCCGACATCGCTCGCACACCTCGCCGAAGACGTGATCGCCTCGATGCAGCAGCTCGCCGATCAGCACGGCACCGACGTGCGCCTCGTCGCGCCCGGCGGCTACTCGCCCGTCGACATGGATCCGCGGCGCGTGCGAAGGATCGTGCGCAATCTGCTCGGCAACGCGATCGAACACGGGGAGGGCAGGCCGATCGTGGTGACCGTCGACAGCGACCAGCGATCCGTGGCGGTCGGGGTGCGCGATTTCGGGCTCGGCATGCGACCGGAGGAAGTGGAGCGCGTCTTCGACCGCTTCTGGCGCGCCGACCCGTCGCGTAAGCGCACCATCGGCGGCACCGGCCTGGGGCTCTCCATCGCACTCGGCGACGCCCGCCTTCACGGCGGCACCCTCGCGGTGTGGTCGGAGCTCGGCCGCGGGACGAACTTCGTGCTCACGCTTCCCCGCGGGGGTGCCCGTATCGGATCGTCGTCCCCGCTGCCGGCCGACCCCGGCGACGATGGTGCGCCGCTGGAAGACCTGGGTCTCACCCAGCCGATCGAGATCCCGTCGCTCGGGCGGGGAGGTGCGTCGTGA
- a CDS encoding LpqB family beta-propeller domain-containing protein yields MSLRFRSTATVALAGLIALALTACAGLPVSGPVKLGRVVAEAGEDPEVSFNPEEPVAGMTPQQVVEGFIDAGTGPRNDWGTARMFLTPDSDWNPNAGVTVYTPGQRSATQNGGEASEDGENGDVVAGVAEVTVSVMQEASVDDVGAYTPGSGQAISLNYRLAQVDGEWRISEAPDGILLDRNRFGSVYRSYSLMYFDPTWTYLLPDQRWFTVEYAPVRIAEALVAGPVPWLADSVATAFTESAGLSGPFVPVRAQTAEVSLRPPARDLDQLTLDRMQTQFQQSLGTAGVRDVDMLVDGQPLDASPVAVRSTRIEARTLVMSGSSLGFLSGSEIDPLASFSQALQDVDPDAVEIDADRAIAAVRTAQGEVRRVLADSRWETVDTRPGLVAPSVNTTGHIFSVPADDPAALLAVGADGSTYDVADAWPGVSRVDAIRVSRDGTRLAALVRNGAVSSVVVSGIVRDESGAPVRLGEPTTLGELPGSGRDLTWLDGSTLAVLADSEGGRTVVQQPVGGPATSTRAPERAVSLAGGNEPGSVRVLDADGELYGQRGATWTPMASEISVLVVQKGMPG; encoded by the coding sequence GTGAGTCTCCGGTTCCGCAGCACGGCGACCGTCGCCCTCGCCGGGCTCATCGCCTTGGCCCTCACCGCGTGCGCCGGCCTGCCGGTGAGCGGGCCGGTGAAGCTCGGTCGGGTGGTCGCCGAGGCGGGGGAGGACCCCGAAGTCTCGTTCAACCCCGAAGAGCCGGTCGCGGGTATGACGCCTCAACAGGTGGTCGAGGGGTTCATCGACGCCGGAACGGGCCCCCGCAACGACTGGGGGACGGCGCGGATGTTCCTCACGCCCGACAGCGACTGGAATCCGAACGCCGGCGTCACCGTCTACACCCCTGGCCAGCGCAGCGCGACGCAGAACGGAGGCGAGGCGAGCGAGGACGGCGAGAACGGTGACGTGGTCGCGGGTGTCGCCGAGGTGACCGTCTCGGTCATGCAGGAGGCGTCCGTCGACGATGTCGGCGCGTACACGCCCGGCTCGGGACAGGCCATCAGCCTGAACTATCGGCTCGCGCAGGTCGACGGAGAGTGGCGCATCAGCGAGGCCCCCGACGGCATCCTGCTGGATCGCAATCGCTTCGGCTCGGTCTACCGCAGCTACTCGCTCATGTACTTCGACCCGACGTGGACCTACCTTCTTCCCGATCAGCGGTGGTTCACGGTCGAGTACGCGCCGGTGCGTATCGCGGAAGCGCTCGTCGCGGGGCCCGTGCCGTGGCTCGCGGACTCGGTGGCGACGGCCTTCACGGAGAGCGCCGGCCTCAGCGGCCCGTTCGTGCCGGTGCGGGCACAGACCGCGGAGGTGTCGCTGCGTCCGCCCGCGCGCGATCTCGACCAGCTCACCCTCGACCGTATGCAGACGCAGTTCCAGCAGAGTCTGGGAACGGCGGGGGTGCGGGATGTCGACATGCTCGTCGACGGGCAACCGCTGGACGCGTCGCCGGTGGCGGTGCGCAGCACGCGCATCGAGGCGCGCACGCTGGTCATGAGCGGTTCGTCGCTCGGTTTCCTCTCGGGTTCCGAGATCGACCCGCTGGCGAGCTTTTCGCAGGCGCTCCAGGACGTCGATCCGGATGCCGTCGAGATCGACGCCGACCGCGCGATCGCGGCCGTCCGCACCGCGCAGGGCGAGGTGCGCCGCGTGCTCGCCGATTCGCGGTGGGAGACCGTGGACACCCGACCGGGACTCGTGGCACCCTCGGTGAACACGACGGGGCACATCTTCTCGGTGCCTGCCGACGACCCGGCAGCGCTCCTCGCGGTCGGCGCGGACGGGAGCACCTACGACGTGGCCGACGCGTGGCCGGGGGTGAGCCGGGTCGATGCGATCCGTGTCTCGCGAGACGGCACCCGTCTCGCGGCGCTCGTCCGCAACGGCGCCGTGTCGAGTGTGGTGGTCTCCGGCATCGTCCGTGACGAGTCCGGTGCCCCCGTGCGGCTCGGCGAGCCCACGACGCTGGGGGAGCTGCCCGGTAGCGGCCGCGACCTCACCTGGCTGGACGGCTCGACGCTGGCGGTCCTCGCGGACTCCGAGGGGGGCCGCACCGTCGTCCAGCAGCCCGTCGGCGGTCCCGCCACGTCCACGCGCGCCCCCGAGAGGGCCGTCTCCCTCGCGGGTGGCAACGAGCCCGGCTCGGTGCGCGTACTCGACGCCGACGGCGAGCTCTACGGGCAGCGCGGCGCGACGTGGACTCCCATGGCATCCGAGATCTCGGTCCTCGTCGTCCAGAAGGGGATGCCGGGCTGA
- a CDS encoding phosphoribosyltransferase family protein codes for MPLPPAVRDAALDALALLFPVWCAGCDRPDRALCDGCREALVADGRATVPVAALDAGVTVVAAYEFDGVTARVIRALKEEGRTGLAAPLGAALRRHLPIDAAVVPVPSSRAAMRRRGYAPVELIVRGAGRRPLRLLSPARATSDQRGLDRRARAENVIGAFRARGPAAGQRVVVVDDVVTTGATLAEAVRALREAGADVVGGVAVAATPRRRLARELSAGAVLPHQRSIRDIGDVHG; via the coding sequence ATGCCCCTTCCTCCCGCGGTCCGCGACGCCGCTCTCGATGCTCTCGCCCTGCTGTTCCCGGTGTGGTGCGCGGGCTGCGACCGTCCCGATCGTGCCCTTTGTGACGGGTGTCGCGAAGCGCTCGTCGCTGACGGGCGGGCGACGGTGCCGGTGGCCGCGCTCGACGCGGGCGTCACGGTGGTCGCGGCGTACGAGTTCGACGGTGTCACCGCGCGTGTGATCCGTGCGCTGAAGGAGGAGGGGCGCACGGGGCTGGCCGCACCGCTCGGAGCCGCGCTGCGGCGGCACCTCCCGATCGACGCGGCCGTGGTGCCGGTGCCGTCGTCGCGGGCGGCGATGCGGCGCCGCGGGTACGCGCCGGTCGAGCTCATCGTGCGGGGTGCCGGCCGGAGGCCCCTGCGGCTGCTCTCGCCCGCGCGTGCCACCTCCGATCAGCGCGGTCTCGATCGCCGTGCCCGCGCGGAGAACGTGATCGGCGCCTTCCGCGCTCGCGGTCCGGCAGCGGGGCAGCGCGTGGTCGTCGTCGACGACGTGGTGACGACCGGCGCGACCCTCGCCGAGGCGGTGAGGGCGCTGCGGGAGGCGGGCGCGGACGTCGTCGGCGGCGTCGCCGTCGCCGCGACCCCTCGGCGCCGACTCGCCCGTGAGCTCTCGGCCGGCGCTGTGCTGCCGCATCAGCGATCCATACGTGACATCGGCGACGTCCACGGATAG
- the raiA gene encoding ribosome-associated translation inhibitor RaiA: protein METSIVGVGVGISDRFRTVTEEKSSRIENLAPRALRMDVKVTHRAYHNGGREEETVELTVTGKGPVVRAEATDGDKFVALDLAVDKLAEQLRRAKDKRVDARNHPRGAKFEKGSGALEGIDVQPASVEVLRAVATGEIPVVASDEDEADYTPVVIRTKNFDAEWMTVEEAVDRMELVGHDFFLFIDARTDHPSVVYRRKGWDYGVISLTASAPPAQELAS from the coding sequence ATGGAAACGAGCATCGTCGGTGTCGGAGTGGGAATCAGCGATCGATTCCGTACGGTCACCGAAGAGAAGTCCAGCCGCATCGAGAACCTCGCTCCGCGCGCACTGCGCATGGACGTCAAGGTCACTCATCGCGCGTACCACAACGGGGGCCGCGAAGAGGAGACCGTCGAGCTGACCGTCACCGGCAAGGGTCCCGTCGTCCGGGCGGAGGCGACCGACGGCGACAAGTTCGTCGCCCTCGACCTCGCCGTCGACAAGCTCGCCGAGCAGCTGCGGCGCGCGAAGGACAAGCGTGTCGACGCGCGCAATCACCCGCGCGGGGCGAAGTTCGAGAAAGGCAGCGGCGCCCTCGAAGGCATCGACGTGCAGCCCGCCTCGGTCGAGGTCCTTCGGGCCGTCGCGACGGGTGAGATCCCCGTCGTCGCGAGCGACGAGGACGAGGCGGACTACACCCCGGTCGTCATTCGCACGAAGAACTTCGACGCCGAGTGGATGACGGTGGAAGAGGCGGTCGACCGCATGGAACTCGTCGGCCACGACTTCTTCCTCTTCATCGACGCTCGCACGGATCACCCGAGCGTCGTGTACCGCCGCAAGGGCTGGGACTACGGCGTCATCTCGCTGACGGCCTCAGCGCCGCCGGCGCAAGAACTCGCGTCCTGA